From the genome of Streptomyces sp. WZ-12:
ATGCGGCCGGGCGGCAGCCCGGCTCACCCGGTGGCTGGCCACACCGGTCTCGTATGCCACCGCCCTGCGCCTGCTGCGACGCATCCCCGCGCCGCAGGTCCGCGTTCCACGGGTGATCGGGGTCGACGACTTCGCCCTGCGCCGCCGGCACCGCTATGCCACGATCGTCATCGACGCCGAGACCGGCCAGCGCGTCGAGGTTCTCCCCGACCGCGAGGCCGCCACTTTGGAGACCTGGCTGCGCGGGAAGAGGGGAATCGAGGTCGTGTGCCGGGACGGATCGGTCACCTACGCCGAGGCGATCCGGCGGGCACTGCCGGACGCGGTGCAGGTCAGCGACCGCTGGCACCTGTTCCGCAACGTGTGCGACAAGGTCCTGGCCGAGGTCCGCGCCCATGCTCCCTGCTGGGCCACCGTCAACCCGCCCCGCCCCGGCGGGGTCCGTGAGCAGACCACCCGCGAGCGCTGGCACAAAATCCACGGCCTCCTCAGCCAGGGCGTCGGCCTGCTCGACTGCTCCCGCCGTCTGGGACTGGCCCTGAACACCGTCAAACGCTACGCCCGCATCCCCGAGCCGACGGCCTTGCGCATCGCTCCCCAGTACCGGCCCACCCTGGTCGACCCCTACCGCGACCATCTGCGCGCCCGCCGCGCGGCCGATCCCGCAGTCCCTGTCACCCACCTGCTGCGGGAGATACGGGAGTTGGGCTACACCGGCAGCGCCAACCTGCTGGTCCGCTACCTCAACCACGGCCGCGCCGAAGGCGACCGCCCGGTCACCACCCCGCGACGCGCCACCCGACTCCTGCTCACCCGCCCTGAACACCTGCGCACCAAGGAGACCACCCTCCTGGAAGCTCTCACCGCTGCTTGTCCTGAGATGACCGAACTCGCCCGGCTCGTCCGCGAGTTCGCCGAGCTGCTGGCCCCGGCCGCGGGCAACGACGCCCGGCTCACCGAATGGATCACCGCAGTCCGGGCCGCCGACCTGCCCCACCTGCAGACCTTCTGCAACGGCCTTGAACTCGACCGCGCCGCCGTGGACGCCGGCCTCACCCTGCCCTACCACAACGGACGCACCGAGGGCGTCAACACCCGCACCAAGAGGATCATGAGGCAGATGCACGGACGAGCAGGCTTCGCCCTCCTCCGCCACCGCATCCTCCTCCCATAAGCAGAACCCAGCGTCACCACCGACTACGGAACAGAGCCGGTCTGTGTGTGATG
Proteins encoded in this window:
- a CDS encoding ISL3 family transposase, which produces MRDVNELVAVVFSGLSALVIEDVAGDGEAVRVTARTRDVPVPCPVCGVPTAKVHGYHHRTVADVPVDGRRVVVRVRRLVCPVLGCRRQTFREQIPGLLERHQRRTTRLTGQISKVVKELCGRAAARLTRWLATPVSYATALRLLRRIPAPQVRVPRVIGVDDFALRRRHRYATIVIDAETGQRVEVLPDREAATLETWLRGKRGIEVVCRDGSVTYAEAIRRALPDAVQVSDRWHLFRNVCDKVLAEVRAHAPCWATVNPPRPGGVREQTTRERWHKIHGLLSQGVGLLDCSRRLGLALNTVKRYARIPEPTALRIAPQYRPTLVDPYRDHLRARRAADPAVPVTHLLREIRELGYTGSANLLVRYLNHGRAEGDRPVTTPRRATRLLLTRPEHLRTKETTLLEALTAACPEMTELARLVREFAELLAPAAGNDARLTEWITAVRAADLPHLQTFCNGLELDRAAVDAGLTLPYHNGRTEGVNTRTKRIMRQMHGRAGFALLRHRILLP